One segment of Nostoc flagelliforme CCNUN1 DNA contains the following:
- a CDS encoding AAA family ATPase, with translation MMIALPGYQILTLLKAGVKAVIYRGVRAKDECPVIIKGLRPEQCTPNNIEQIKHEYAIAQRLNTAAVVKAYALEMHQGIPYLIMEDFEARSLDQLLDQFQQPVPFLKIAIEITSKLAQIHTHHIVHKDIKPQNILINLETNQVKIADFGIATFIPYQQQMVSSSSRIEGSLPYLSPEQTGRMNRGIDHRSDLYSLGITFYEMLTSQLPFQGKDPLEWVHCHIAKSPPSPKKLNSDIPQILCDIIIKLLSKVAEQRYQSALGLQFDLELCLKQLETSKEIQSFVLGKQDILELFQIPQKLYGREPEIGKLLQAFERIISQGKPELVLVSGYAGVGKSSLVKEIHKPIVRERGVFISGKFDQYKRDIPYSTIVQAFQTLVRQILTQPEAQLATWKKRIQAALGNNGRLITDVIPEVELIVAEQALIPELGPAESQNRFNLVFQNFISVFAQKEHPLTVFLDDMQWADSATLNLIQTVITGSSIQYLCFILVFQDNEVDVVHPFSLMMEKIRQYGARITEIILTPLNLVYVNQLIADTLHSSVEQVEPLAQLIIQKTDGNPFFVNEFLKTLHQENLLSFDHQHRIWQWNLTQIEAQGITDNIVSLMIGRLQKLPAATQQVLKLASCIGNRFDLEVLANVGEKSIEETANALVDAILRGLIIPIESDETAQKNYRFYHDRVQQAAYSLIADESKSAVHLTIGRLLLKNASPEQVNEQIFDLVNQLNFAVDLIIEQTEKDELLRLNLIAAKKAKASTAYTPAKKFFSVAMNLLAENAWIEQYEQTFTLFRELAECEFLTGNLEQAEKLFELLFMKAASSVDKSNIYMLQIRLYQVAGRYEEALTLGLEALKLFEVTFPDTNEEVQAAIAIEKNQVLTNLGNRQVSDIINAKLIQDPNIKTVISLLTTLGPPTYLGRPDLFPLVVLKAVNYSLKFGNTEDSCFAYSMYAMLLVSIFHDIPTGYAFSEMTIQLNEKLHDLKLRGVILHIHGSHINVWRNHIFNDIPFLEQGFIGCVEAGDVTMANYNGYQSSWQIIQLGFPLTETYKSLEKYTAFARQSKHETVYQTIKLQQMLLMNLRGLTHHNLTLSNDEFDESCALSIITDAGFVSGIIFYHIIKLIVFFTYGEYSEAFNSALKLSNFPITTLASLIETDYILYYSLTLTALYPTVSYQEQEQFLQSLESHQQQLQYWANHCPENFLHKSQLVAAEIARIENRDLEAMRLYEQSIASAREQGFVQYEALANELCAKFYVERKFELIAKTYLQESKNAYVRWEASAKVKHLEESYPQLLPQQQLISNGTFFSTGEQLDFLSVVKASQTISSEIVFSRLLKTLMQIVLEQAGAEIGYLLLEYEQNLAIEVEAKFNLQAEKLNVYRPVLEGEISQVIPQSMLNYVQRTQETVILQNATEQNLFSKDEYIIRKQPKSVLCLPIALQSKLIGILYLENNLISSAFTQDKLYVLEILTVQIAISLENARLYQGLENSQEKLNLALESAQIGVWIWDIANDNFTWDEQIYQLFGLTLETFVATSEAILARLHPDDRGLLAQSLSRAINQGVEHDLEYRIIRDDSSIRYLACRGKAFFNEAGKATHMSGVVLDITDRKQSEAERIQLIQEQTARQEAEADQQRATFLAQISATLASSFDYESTLASVANLAVPYFADWCGVDLLQDNQSINRVAVAHRDPEKVKLGWELYQRYPRKLDAPEGVPKVLRTGLTEMVAEISDAALAEAIQDPEHLRILRELGLKSCIILPLMARERIFGAISFVTAESERRYSTADLSLAEDVAHRAAIAIDNARLYQEAQQAQKTAERALERIARLQSITAALSESLTPAQVSEVIVDQSMAALGASSALVALVNESKAELEIVRAVGYNQNLVDTWRNFAIDSPSPIAEAVRIGKPIWAEPTENRVARYPHLAEIYAQYDFEAWISIPLMVEGSAVGGITLGFVQPQQLSGEDQAFLLAIAQQCAQAIARAHLYEAELTARSAAESANRIKDEFLAVLSHELRTPLNPILGWTKLMRTRKLDQATSDRALETIERNAKLQTQLIEDLLDVSRILQGKLNLNFSPINLISVIEAAIETVRLSAQAKSIEIQTIIESSLGSVLGDANRLQQVFWNILSNAIKFTPTGGQIKIKLEQIGSQIQICVTDTGKGIAPEFLPYVFDYFRQADSATTRKFGGLGLGLAIVRHLVELHGGTVQAQSLGEEQGATFTVKIPCLQNESKGIKDTKDNSSLVKDQSLPLSGLKILVVDDDADMREFLPFMLEQYGATVTAVASAIEALTALSQSQPNLLISDIGMPEMDGYMLMRQIRCLQLEQGGTITAIALTAYASEIDHQQAIAAGFQQHISKPVDPEELVKAIIRLIETE, from the coding sequence ATGATGATTGCATTACCCGGATATCAAATTCTCACTTTGTTAAAAGCAGGGGTAAAAGCAGTCATATACCGTGGAGTTAGGGCTAAAGATGAGTGTCCGGTAATTATCAAAGGGCTACGTCCAGAACAGTGTACACCCAATAATATTGAACAGATAAAACATGAGTATGCGATCGCTCAAAGGTTAAACACCGCAGCCGTAGTTAAAGCTTACGCCTTAGAGATGCATCAGGGAATCCCTTATTTAATTATGGAGGATTTTGAGGCGCGATCGCTCGATCAGTTGCTAGACCAATTTCAACAGCCTGTGCCGTTTCTGAAGATTGCTATTGAAATCACTAGTAAACTTGCACAAATTCACACTCATCACATTGTCCACAAGGATATTAAGCCGCAAAATATCTTAATTAACCTCGAAACTAATCAGGTTAAAATTGCCGATTTTGGAATTGCTACCTTCATTCCATATCAGCAGCAAATGGTTAGCAGTTCCAGCCGAATTGAAGGCAGTCTACCATATTTGTCACCTGAGCAAACCGGGCGGATGAATCGAGGAATTGACCATCGCAGCGATTTGTATTCTCTGGGAATCACCTTTTATGAAATGCTGACTAGTCAGCTACCATTTCAAGGCAAAGATCCCTTAGAGTGGGTACATTGTCATATTGCAAAATCTCCGCCATCCCCAAAAAAGTTAAATTCTGATATCCCCCAAATCCTCTGTGATATCATTATCAAATTGCTGTCGAAGGTTGCAGAACAGAGGTATCAGAGCGCTTTAGGTTTGCAATTTGATCTGGAACTGTGCTTAAAGCAATTGGAGACAAGCAAAGAAATCCAATCTTTTGTTTTAGGTAAGCAAGATATCTTAGAGCTGTTTCAAATTCCTCAAAAATTGTATGGGCGAGAACCAGAGATTGGCAAGCTTTTACAAGCATTTGAGCGAATTATTAGCCAAGGAAAACCAGAACTCGTTTTAGTTTCTGGCTATGCTGGGGTTGGTAAATCTTCTTTGGTAAAGGAGATCCACAAGCCTATTGTGCGAGAACGCGGAGTTTTCATCTCTGGTAAGTTTGATCAGTACAAACGAGATATTCCTTATTCCACCATTGTTCAAGCTTTTCAAACACTTGTTAGACAAATTTTAACGCAGCCCGAAGCTCAACTTGCCACTTGGAAAAAGCGAATACAAGCAGCATTAGGGAACAATGGTAGACTAATTACAGATGTAATTCCAGAAGTTGAATTAATCGTTGCAGAACAGGCTCTTATACCAGAGTTGGGGCCTGCCGAATCTCAAAACCGATTCAATTTGGTGTTTCAGAATTTTATCAGCGTTTTTGCTCAAAAAGAGCATCCGCTCACTGTCTTTTTAGATGATATGCAGTGGGCAGACAGCGCAACTTTAAATTTAATTCAAACCGTCATTACTGGGTCTAGTATCCAATATCTCTGCTTCATTTTAGTTTTTCAAGATAACGAAGTAGATGTTGTGCATCCCTTTAGTTTGATGATGGAGAAGATTCGCCAGTATGGAGCAAGAATAACTGAAATTATCCTTACGCCCTTGAATCTTGTTTATGTAAATCAGTTGATTGCTGATACCTTGCATAGTTCAGTAGAACAAGTAGAACCTCTTGCTCAATTGATTATCCAAAAAACTGACGGCAATCCTTTTTTTGTCAATGAGTTTCTGAAAACATTGCATCAAGAAAATCTGCTGAGTTTTGACCACCAACATCGTATTTGGCAATGGAATTTAACTCAGATTGAAGCCCAAGGGATTACAGATAACATTGTCAGTTTGATGATTGGGCGGCTGCAAAAACTGCCAGCCGCAACTCAACAGGTGCTTAAGTTAGCCTCTTGTATTGGTAATCGCTTTGATTTAGAAGTTTTAGCGAACGTTGGTGAAAAATCTATTGAAGAAACAGCGAATGCACTTGTTGACGCAATTTTAAGAGGATTAATTATCCCCATAGAGTCAGATGAAACTGCCCAGAAAAACTATCGTTTCTATCATGACCGAGTTCAGCAAGCTGCATACTCCTTAATTGCTGACGAATCAAAGTCGGCAGTTCACCTGACAATTGGACGGCTTTTGCTGAAAAATGCTAGTCCTGAGCAAGTGAACGAGCAAATATTTGATTTAGTCAATCAACTCAACTTCGCTGTGGATCTAATTATTGAACAGACAGAAAAAGATGAATTGCTACGGTTGAATTTAATTGCTGCTAAGAAAGCAAAAGCCTCTACAGCTTACACTCCTGCTAAAAAGTTTTTTAGCGTTGCCATGAATCTTTTAGCTGAAAATGCCTGGATTGAACAATATGAACAAACATTTACGCTATTCAGGGAGCTAGCTGAGTGTGAATTCTTAACAGGAAATTTAGAACAAGCAGAAAAATTATTTGAATTACTATTCATGAAAGCAGCGTCTTCTGTAGATAAATCTAATATTTATATGCTGCAAATCAGACTCTATCAAGTTGCAGGGAGGTATGAAGAGGCGCTGACATTGGGATTAGAAGCTTTAAAACTTTTTGAGGTGACATTCCCTGATACAAATGAAGAAGTGCAAGCTGCGATCGCAATTGAAAAAAACCAGGTATTAACCAATTTAGGTAACAGGCAAGTCTCTGATATAATTAATGCTAAATTAATCCAAGATCCAAATATTAAAACAGTGATTAGTCTGTTGACAACTTTGGGGCCACCAACTTATCTCGGTAGACCCGATCTCTTTCCCTTAGTCGTACTTAAAGCAGTTAACTACTCACTCAAGTTTGGGAATACAGAAGATTCCTGTTTTGCCTATAGCATGTATGCCATGTTATTGGTTTCCATCTTCCATGATATTCCAACAGGGTATGCATTCTCTGAGATGACAATTCAATTAAATGAAAAGTTACATGACTTGAAACTTAGAGGAGTTATTCTGCACATTCATGGAAGTCATATTAACGTTTGGCGTAACCATATTTTTAACGATATTCCATTTCTAGAGCAAGGATTTATCGGCTGTGTAGAAGCTGGTGATGTGACGATGGCGAACTACAATGGTTATCAAAGCTCTTGGCAAATTATCCAGCTAGGTTTTCCACTTACAGAAACATACAAATCTTTAGAAAAATATACTGCATTTGCCCGTCAGTCTAAACATGAGACTGTCTATCAGACAATCAAACTACAGCAGATGCTACTGATGAATCTGCGCGGGCTGACTCACCATAATCTGACTCTCAGTAATGATGAATTTGATGAATCATGTGCTTTGTCTATCATTACAGATGCAGGTTTTGTCAGTGGAATTATTTTTTATCATATTATCAAATTAATTGTCTTTTTTACTTACGGAGAATATTCAGAAGCATTTAATTCTGCTTTAAAATTGTCTAATTTCCCAATTACAACACTAGCATCACTAATTGAAACAGATTACATTTTATATTACTCACTGACTCTCACGGCTCTTTATCCAACAGTATCTTATCAAGAGCAGGAACAGTTTTTACAATCCCTAGAATCCCATCAGCAGCAATTGCAATACTGGGCTAACCACTGCCCTGAAAACTTCTTACACAAGTCCCAATTAGTCGCTGCTGAAATAGCTCGCATTGAAAATAGAGACTTAGAAGCAATGCGCTTGTATGAGCAATCAATTGCTTCAGCCCGTGAGCAAGGATTTGTGCAATATGAAGCTTTGGCTAATGAGTTATGCGCTAAATTTTATGTAGAACGGAAGTTTGAATTAATTGCCAAAACCTACTTGCAAGAATCTAAAAATGCTTATGTACGCTGGGAGGCATCTGCTAAAGTTAAGCACCTCGAAGAATCCTATCCTCAGCTATTGCCACAACAACAGCTTATCTCTAACGGAACGTTTTTTAGCACAGGTGAACAGCTAGACTTTTTATCGGTCGTTAAAGCGTCTCAAACGATATCTAGTGAAATTGTGTTTTCGCGGTTGTTGAAGACTTTAATGCAGATTGTTCTTGAGCAAGCAGGAGCAGAAATTGGTTATTTATTGCTTGAATACGAGCAAAACTTAGCGATCGAAGTAGAAGCTAAATTTAATCTCCAAGCAGAAAAACTCAATGTTTATCGACCTGTATTAGAGGGTGAAATTTCACAGGTTATTCCGCAATCAATGCTGAATTATGTTCAGCGAACTCAAGAAACAGTGATTTTGCAAAATGCCACTGAGCAAAATCTGTTTTCCAAAGATGAGTATATAATCCGAAAGCAACCTAAATCTGTACTTTGTTTACCGATTGCGCTTCAGTCAAAATTAATTGGTATTTTATATTTAGAAAATAATCTTATTTCCAGCGCCTTTACACAGGATAAACTTTATGTACTGGAAATATTGACAGTTCAAATTGCTATTTCTCTAGAAAATGCTCGTCTTTATCAAGGCCTAGAAAATAGCCAAGAAAAACTAAATCTGGCGTTGGAATCTGCCCAAATAGGTGTTTGGATCTGGGATATTGCCAACGATAATTTTACCTGGGATGAGCAAATTTATCAATTATTTGGCTTAACACTTGAAACCTTTGTTGCCACTTCTGAAGCAATTTTAGCTCGTCTGCATCCAGATGATCGGGGATTGCTGGCTCAATCGTTGAGCCGAGCGATTAACCAAGGTGTGGAGCATGATTTAGAATATCGAATTATTCGAGATGACAGCAGTATTCGCTACCTAGCCTGCCGAGGAAAAGCCTTTTTCAACGAAGCAGGTAAAGCAACACACATGAGTGGTGTTGTGCTTGATATCACAGATCGCAAACAATCTGAAGCTGAACGTATCCAACTGATTCAAGAGCAAACTGCCCGACAAGAAGCAGAAGCCGATCAGCAACGGGCAACATTCTTAGCTCAAATCAGTGCAACCCTAGCCTCTTCTTTCGATTATGAAAGCACACTAGCAAGTGTGGCAAATCTGGCTGTGCCTTACTTCGCTGATTGGTGCGGCGTCGATCTGCTGCAAGACAACCAATCAATTAATCGGGTAGCAGTTGCTCACCGAGATCCAGAGAAAGTGAAACTTGGTTGGGAACTTTATCAGCGTTATCCTAGAAAGTTGGATGCACCTGAAGGTGTGCCTAAAGTGTTGCGTACTGGACTTACAGAAATGGTAGCTGAAATTTCAGATGCAGCTCTAGCAGAAGCTATCCAAGATCCAGAACATCTGCGGATTCTGCGTGAACTTGGCTTAAAATCATGTATTATCTTGCCCTTGATGGCACGCGAAAGGATTTTTGGTGCAATTTCCTTTGTGACTGCTGAATCAGAACGTCGTTACAGCACAGCTGACTTGTCATTAGCAGAAGATGTTGCCCATCGAGCTGCGATCGCCATTGATAATGCTCGCCTTTACCAAGAAGCGCAGCAAGCACAAAAAACAGCAGAACGAGCATTAGAGCGGATTGCCCGTCTTCAATCCATCACGGCTGCTCTTTCAGAATCGCTAACACCAGCCCAAGTATCTGAAGTCATTGTAGACCAGAGTATGGCTGCCTTGGGAGCCAGTTCTGCCCTCGTTGCCTTGGTGAATGAAAGTAAAGCTGAACTGGAAATTGTACGTGCAGTTGGCTATAACCAAAATTTGGTGGATACTTGGCGTAATTTTGCCATCGATTCACCGTCTCCTATAGCAGAAGCTGTGCGGATTGGAAAACCTATTTGGGCTGAACCAACAGAAAATCGGGTAGCTCGTTACCCACATTTAGCTGAAATATACGCCCAATATGACTTTGAAGCCTGGATTTCTATTCCATTGATGGTAGAAGGTTCGGCAGTTGGCGGTATAACTTTAGGATTTGTCCAGCCTCAACAACTGAGTGGAGAAGATCAAGCATTTCTTTTGGCCATTGCTCAACAATGCGCCCAAGCGATCGCTCGTGCCCATCTTTATGAAGCCGAACTAACCGCACGAAGCGCTGCTGAATCAGCTAACCGCATCAAAGATGAATTTCTCGCTGTGCTGTCCCATGAATTGAGAACACCGCTTAACCCAATTCTGGGTTGGACAAAACTAATGCGAACCCGCAAACTTGACCAAGCAACAAGCGATCGCGCCCTCGAAACCATTGAGCGCAACGCCAAGTTACAAACCCAATTGATTGAAGATTTACTTGATGTCTCCCGCATCCTCCAGGGTAAACTTAACCTTAACTTCAGCCCCATTAATTTGATATCAGTTATTGAAGCTGCCATTGAGACAGTGCGTTTATCAGCACAGGCTAAATCCATTGAGATTCAGACAATTATTGAGTCTAGTCTAGGGTCAGTTCTAGGCGATGCCAATCGATTGCAACAAGTTTTTTGGAATATCCTTTCTAATGCCATTAAGTTTACTCCCACTGGGGGACAAATAAAAATTAAATTAGAGCAAATTGGCTCACAGATACAAATCTGCGTCACTGACACAGGGAAGGGGATTGCACCTGAGTTCTTACCTTATGTCTTTGATTATTTCCGTCAAGCAGATAGTGCTACAACTCGAAAATTTGGCGGTTTAGGTTTAGGATTAGCGATCGTCCGGCATCTTGTAGAACTTCACGGGGGAACTGTTCAAGCCCAAAGCTTGGGCGAAGAACAAGGAGCAACTTTCACTGTCAAAATTCCATGCTTACAGAATGAAAGCAAAGGAATCAAGGATACAAAAGATAACTCCTCACTTGTGAAAGATCAGTCCTTACCCTTGTCTGGTTTAAAGATTCTCGTGGTGGATGATGACGCAGATATGCGAGAGTTTTTGCCTTTCATGCTAGAGCAATATGGTGCAACTGTGACTGCTGTCGCCTCAGCCATTGAGGCTTTAACTGCACTGAGTCAATCCCAACCAAATTTGCTCATTAGTGATATCGGGATGCCAGAAATGGATGGCTACATGCTGATGCGACAAATAAGGTGTTTGCAACTAGAACAAGGTGGGACAATTACAGCGATCGCTTTAACTGCCTACGCTAGTGAGATAGATCATCAGCAAGCGATCGCTGCCGGATTTCAACAGCATATTTCCAAGCCTGTAGATCCAGAGGAATTGGTGAAGGCGATTATTAGACTTATTGAAACAGAATAA
- a CDS encoding cytochrome c biogenesis protein CcdA: MLDNLQTQVYQLEQFANSLVSNQLTHLSVVSVGIIFAAGLLTSLTPCMLSMLPITIGYIGGYEAKSRLQAAAQSTWFALGLATTLAGLGIIAAFVGKVYGQVGIGLPIIVSIIAILMGLNLLEALPLQFPSLGETNWISQDLPAGLRSYLLGLTFGLVASPCSTPVLASLLGWIANTQDLILGAILLLSYTAGYVAPLILAGTFTASIKKLLELRRWSGWINPVSGALLVGFGVFSLISRIPLGSF; the protein is encoded by the coding sequence ATGCTTGATAACCTGCAAACCCAAGTTTACCAACTAGAACAATTTGCCAACAGCCTCGTTTCTAACCAACTGACACACCTTAGCGTGGTGAGTGTTGGTATCATCTTTGCTGCTGGCTTGCTTACCAGTCTTACACCCTGTATGCTTTCTATGCTGCCAATTACCATTGGTTACATTGGCGGTTATGAAGCTAAAAGCCGCTTGCAAGCAGCTGCTCAATCAACTTGGTTCGCTTTAGGATTAGCAACTACCTTGGCAGGGCTAGGGATTATAGCAGCTTTTGTAGGAAAAGTCTACGGTCAAGTGGGAATTGGCTTGCCGATTATCGTCAGCATTATCGCCATTCTCATGGGGCTGAACTTATTAGAAGCACTACCTCTACAATTTCCATCCTTGGGCGAAACGAATTGGATTTCGCAAGATTTACCAGCAGGATTGCGTTCTTATTTGCTGGGGCTGACTTTCGGTTTAGTCGCTTCCCCTTGTAGCACGCCTGTTTTAGCTAGTTTGTTGGGTTGGATTGCCAATACACAAGACTTAATTTTAGGGGCTATTTTGCTACTTTCTTACACAGCCGGTTATGTAGCACCATTGATTTTGGCGGGTACTTTTACAGCTTCAATTAAAAAGTTACTAGAATTGCGTCGCTGGTCTGGTTGGATTAACCCAGTTAGTGGGGCGCTGTTGGTAGGCTTCGGTGTATTTTCTTTAATTTCTCGAATTCCTCTTGGCAGTTTTTAA
- a CDS encoding cytochrome c biogenesis protein translates to MTLEDSASKELKWWAVPGQFLRQELLPVLTNLRLAIALLLLIAIFSSTGTVIEQGQSPAFYQANYPEHPALFGFLTWKVIQVVGLDHVYRTWWFLALLILFGTSLTACSFTRQLPALKAAQRWKYYEEPRQFQKLALSAELDTGSLDSLSQILQKRRYKIFPDQEKENLLYARKGIVGRIGPIIVHIGIVAILIGGIWGAMTGFLAQEMVASGDTFQVTNIVDAGPLAAPIPKDWSVRVNRFWIDYTPSGGIDQFYSDMSVLNKQGKEIDHKKIFVNEPLRYHGITFYQTDWGIAGVRVQFNNSPVFQLPMALLNTNGQGRIWGTWVPTKPDLSEGVSLLAKDLQGMVLIYDPTGKLVDTVRAGMSTQVNGVKLKILDIIGSTGLQIKADPGIPIVYSGFGLLMLGVVMSYFSHSQIWALQKGDRLYVGGKTNRAQVAFEQEVLEILDRLSSQPKGEEKEAAIEV, encoded by the coding sequence ATGACTTTAGAAGATTCAGCGTCGAAAGAATTAAAATGGTGGGCAGTACCTGGGCAGTTCTTACGGCAAGAGCTTTTGCCTGTACTGACTAACTTACGCCTAGCGATCGCACTACTGCTATTGATTGCAATCTTTAGCTCCACTGGTACTGTAATTGAGCAAGGTCAATCACCCGCATTCTACCAGGCTAACTACCCAGAACATCCAGCTTTATTTGGTTTCTTAACTTGGAAGGTAATTCAGGTAGTTGGGTTAGACCATGTATATCGTACTTGGTGGTTTTTAGCATTACTCATTTTATTTGGTACTAGCTTAACTGCTTGTTCATTTACCCGACAGTTACCAGCCTTAAAAGCTGCCCAACGCTGGAAATATTACGAAGAACCACGGCAATTTCAAAAGTTAGCTTTAAGTGCAGAACTAGATACTGGTTCCTTGGATTCTCTCAGCCAAATTTTACAGAAACGCCGCTATAAAATTTTTCCAGATCAAGAAAAAGAAAATCTCCTTTACGCCCGTAAAGGAATAGTCGGACGCATCGGCCCAATTATTGTTCATATTGGCATCGTCGCTATTTTGATCGGCGGAATTTGGGGGGCGATGACTGGGTTTTTGGCTCAGGAAATGGTTGCTAGTGGCGATACATTTCAAGTGACAAATATTGTCGATGCTGGCCCTTTAGCAGCACCAATCCCGAAAGATTGGTCTGTGCGAGTTAATCGTTTTTGGATTGACTATACACCATCTGGTGGCATCGATCAATTTTATTCGGATATGTCTGTTTTGAATAAGCAGGGGAAGGAAATTGACCACAAAAAGATTTTTGTCAACGAGCCTCTGCGCTATCATGGCATCACTTTCTACCAAACTGATTGGGGAATTGCGGGTGTTCGCGTCCAATTTAACAATAGCCCGGTTTTTCAGCTACCAATGGCGCTATTGAATACCAACGGCCAAGGGCGCATTTGGGGAACGTGGGTTCCTACAAAACCTGATTTGAGCGAGGGTGTCTCTTTGCTAGCCAAAGACTTACAAGGGATGGTATTAATTTATGATCCCACAGGCAAACTCGTTGATACTGTCCGCGCTGGGATGTCTACCCAAGTCAATGGCGTGAAGCTGAAAATTCTGGATATCATTGGCAGCACTGGCTTACAAATTAAAGCCGATCCAGGTATACCAATTGTTTACTCAGGGTTTGGTTTATTAATGCTGGGTGTGGTGATGAGTTACTTTTCTCATTCGCAAATATGGGCATTGCAAAAAGGCGATCGCTTGTATGTGGGTGGCAAAACTAATCGCGCCCAAGTTGCTTTTGAACAAGAGGTTTTGGAGATTTTAGATCGGCTGAGTTCACAGCCAAAAGGTGAGGAGAAAGAGGCGGCGATTGAAGTTTAA
- the pstS gene encoding phosphate ABC transporter substrate-binding protein PstS, with amino-acid sequence MSAQLQFKGRVYLIPLIAILLNIASCTGNNRNINRVSLVGAGASFPAPLYERWLSDYNQQNPNVEINYQAIGSSAGVQQLIEGTVDFAASDVGITNEQAAKIKRGAIALPITAGSIVLAYNLAPVTRQSSQVNLSTGLKLPRQVYVDIFLGKITNWNHPRIATANPGVNLPDLPIQAVHRTDGSGTTSVLTQHLSAISPEWKSKVAAGKSVAWPVGIGGKGNEGVTALIQQIPGAIGYVEYVYAKQNKLPMAALENKFGNYITPTPESVAQTLEAVKLPADNLIAFITDPRGAQSYPIVTYTWLLTYHQYPNRVKAQALKNFIDWAVIDGQKSSLELGYIPLSKKVVIQVQSAAKKIGE; translated from the coding sequence ATGTCTGCTCAACTTCAATTCAAGGGACGCGTTTACCTTATACCGTTAATTGCTATCTTGTTAAATATTGCTTCTTGCACTGGCAATAATCGAAACATCAACCGTGTTTCCCTTGTAGGTGCTGGGGCAAGTTTTCCTGCACCTTTGTACGAACGCTGGCTTTCAGATTATAACCAGCAAAATCCCAATGTGGAAATTAATTATCAAGCTATAGGAAGCAGCGCTGGAGTGCAACAACTCATCGAAGGTACTGTGGACTTTGCAGCTAGTGACGTAGGAATTACAAATGAACAAGCAGCTAAGATAAAACGGGGAGCGATCGCTTTACCCATAACTGCTGGTTCTATTGTGCTAGCTTACAACCTCGCGCCAGTTACTCGCCAGTCATCTCAAGTAAATCTGTCAACTGGTTTAAAACTACCACGCCAAGTCTACGTAGATATCTTCCTCGGAAAAATTACGAATTGGAATCATCCCAGAATAGCCACAGCTAATCCAGGGGTAAATTTGCCCGATTTACCAATTCAGGCTGTACACCGAACTGATGGTAGTGGGACTACAAGTGTATTGACGCAACATCTAAGTGCGATAAGTCCAGAATGGAAAAGCAAAGTTGCAGCCGGTAAATCTGTAGCATGGCCAGTAGGAATTGGTGGAAAGGGTAACGAAGGTGTTACTGCCTTAATTCAACAGATACCAGGAGCTATTGGCTATGTAGAATACGTCTACGCTAAACAAAATAAACTCCCTATGGCTGCTTTGGAAAATAAATTTGGTAATTATATTACGCCGACACCAGAATCTGTAGCTCAAACTTTAGAGGCAGTGAAATTACCCGCCGATAACTTGATTGCTTTTATTACCGATCCTAGAGGTGCCCAGTCTTATCCCATCGTTACTTACACCTGGCTTTTAACTTATCACCAATATCCAAACCGAGTCAAAGCTCAAGCGCTGAAAAACTTTATTGATTGGGCTGTGATTGACGGGCAAAAATCCAGTTTGGAACTCGGATATATCCCTTTGTCTAAAAAAGTTGTGATTCAAGTACAATCTGCTGCAAAGAAGATTGGAGAATAA
- the queF gene encoding preQ(1) synthase, whose translation MTTDKLSESVTQASEEMKYGERDIAEGKLITFPNPRVGRRYDINITLPEFTCKCPFSGYPDFATIYVTYIPDERVVELKALKLYINSYRDRYISHEESANQILDDFVAACDPLEATVKADFTPRGNVHTVVEVRHHKYP comes from the coding sequence ATGACAACTGACAAATTATCTGAAAGTGTAACCCAGGCAAGCGAAGAAATGAAGTATGGCGAACGCGATATTGCGGAAGGTAAACTAATTACCTTTCCGAATCCGCGTGTGGGGAGGCGATATGACATTAATATTACTTTGCCGGAATTTACTTGTAAATGTCCCTTTTCTGGTTATCCTGACTTTGCGACAATTTACGTTACATATATACCTGATGAACGGGTAGTGGAATTGAAGGCGCTTAAGCTTTACATTAACAGTTACCGCGATCGCTACATTTCCCATGAAGAATCTGCCAATCAAATTTTGGATGATTTTGTAGCTGCTTGCGATCCGTTAGAAGCCACTGTGAAAGCAGATTTTACGCCTCGTGGTAATGTACATACCGTGGTTGAAGTGCGTCATCATAAGTACCCATAA